In the genome of Phocoena sinus isolate mPhoSin1 chromosome 15, mPhoSin1.pri, whole genome shotgun sequence, the window TGTAAGATCGTGAGAAACCTTCCTCTGAGCTCCCACCCAGCCCAGGGGTCTCCCAGGAGCCCCCGTGGGCCCGTCTGAGCTCGTTCTCCAGACCTGATCCTCCCGGCCTCCCCGTTTCCAGGCTGGCGGCTTCATCTTTATGATCGAAGCTTCAGGGCTGCCCTCTGATCTCTTCGTCACCTACCCGTCTTCTCCAGACTGTGTCAATTCAGATACGCAGCTGACTGTGAGCTGGACAGGGTGCCGTGCAGGGCGCTGGAGGGCAGGCGGGGAGGCCACCACTACCACGCCttccttcatcttttctttctttcattctttgtaaTATAACTGCTTTATTgtgatgtaattcacataccatacagttcacctATCTAAAGTAAACAATTCACtgatttttagtgtattcacagaacGGTGCAACCATCAACAGTATCTAATTctagaacagttccatcactccagaaagaaaccctgttCCCAGTAACAATCACGCTCCATCTCTCCCCAGCCACGccgtccctggcaaccactaatctttctgcCTCTGTGGAGTTGTCTATTATATTCCATGTAAATTGGAGCACACAGTGAGCGTGACCGTGTCTCTCTTGACCAGAGCTCTGCCAGGTAGCTGATCCAGTTTGTATCTGTTGTGTTTTTGAACTTGGGGAGGGTAGAGGTGGCATTCTGTGGACCTCCTTGTCTGTAGAGCTAGGATTTCTATTTATATTTCCCACTGTCTTCTCACTGATGCCCTGCGTCTGCTTGGCCATTTACACTGATGTCCTCAGGAAGCAGACAGCCCATCTCCCTGCTTCCTTTCTAGGGCTGCCCTGTGGCTCAGAGCAGACAGTCTGCCCTGTGTGGTTTGGGCAGGACGCCCTGTAGTGGACACGCCTGCACCTCAGCTCCCCGGCCTCTCCACCTGATACTCTTGTAGTACCTGTGGCCATTCTGTACTTGCTGTATTGTCAGCCTCCTCACAGGCTCTGAACATTCAGTCTGGTACGTCTCATTCCCGCAGTAGCCTACTTCCTCCTCAAAGAAGGAGCTCTGCTTCTACACTCTGTGCTTTCATATATTGTGTCCCCACTTCTAAGATACCCTTTCTCTCATCTTGCTCCCTTGGAAAACTCATCCTATAAGACCCAGTTCAAATGTAACATCCTGCAGCCCCCTGAGACCTAGACAGGGCTGGGAAGCCATAGCTCTGGGGTCCTGCTGGCTCCCAGGAGGAGTGGGGCCCAGCTGAGCTGAGCATGCCCAGTCCCTCCTTTCAAACTCACTCTTCCCGCCAGGGCTCAGAGTCAGTGAGGAGGGTTATCCTAGAATGAGCCCCCCCACCCTGAGGCAGGAGGAATGAACGCTATCCCCACACCTGTGGGGATGTCTGTTATCATGGCCCTTGAGCAGCTCCAGGTCCCTGCTGCCATCCCACGTCCATCACCAAGCTGTATCCTGTAGGGcagcccttcccctccttccccttccagtTGATGCCATTGCTGACCTTGTGGCCACTGCAGCCCTGCAGGCCCAGTCCCTTCAGTGTTTTGTGGAGTGAGATTCCTGGGCCCATTTCCTGAATTTCTAATTTGACTTTGAAAAGTGCATGGTGCTTGATCTGGGTTGGTCGCTCTGCTGGACTCATAAAATCCAAAGTGATTGGATTTTATTTGTGTGTGAATGTAGGGTTTGGGCTGAGTGGCTGCGTGTGGGCTGGATCACTAAGACGTTTGCCGAAGGAGGAGCACCCAGGGTGGGAGTTCAGCCCCATGAAGGAGTCTCCTCCTTTCTCACTGCTTTTGGTCCATCCTGTTCAGTCTCACCCTGGCTTCACCTCTGGACTTGATGGCATCATTTTCTACTTCACCTCCTTCCCCTGCGCCCCCTGGATTCATCTGTGCCTCAGGGATTTTAAAAGCCTGCGAGTGTCTGGACAAGAGTCCTCTGACCGTCTCGTTTACCTGCTGTTGCCTCTTCTTTCGGGAATAGCTCTGTGCCTTTTCCGGCAATCTTCTGGGTCTTCCCTCTGTACGGTAGATACAGAGAGGAAGCATCTAgcatggataaaagacagccaCTCTGTTCTCATCATTCTCCTGATTCATCCACCACTTCTCATCCCTCCACCTGAGGGAAGACGTAAAATTATCAGCTACATTCAAGGCAGTAATTTCTCTCATAAAAACAGAGTGGATCATCACTCTGTCCCCGGGGTCTCTGGCCAAGTAGCCCTCCGTTGAAAATTTCCACCACCGGCTTTTGTAGGAGGCCACATCCATTTCTGCAGAGTAGAGATTTTAGGTTTAGTTTTATGTTAAGACTTGTAAATGGGTGTATTAAGTTTTTATAGCAGTAGCATCTTTAAACTGAGAATCTTTATCGTCTGCTGTCTTCTCTGGGTAGTGGATATAAATGTGGACAGTTGTCTGCATTTTGGCTctagggggtgggaaggagatggtgGCTCATTCTTGCCCCTGAAGAGGAGGTCTCTCGTGCCCTGAGCCCTggcccctctcccatccccactgCTTCCCCGATGGAATAAAGAGGGTGAGGGAGGAACTCTGAGTCGTTCCTTTGTTTTCAGCTCTGAGGGGCAGCAGCAAAGGCCCTGTGTCCTTGGGGACAGCCCCCTCCTTGTCTGTCCTTGGTGATGGTGACAGGCCAGGCGGTGAGCATGTGTGCCTCATCTGCTCACAGGGACACGGAGATCGATGACCTGAAGATGCAGCTGTCGCGCATGCAGGAGGACTGGATCGAGGAGGAGTGCCACCGCGTGGAGGCCCAGCTGGCCCTGAAGGAGGCCCGCAAGGAGATCAAGCAGCTCAAGCAGGTCATCGACACCGTCAAGAACAACCTGATTGACAAGGACAAGGGGCTGCAGAAGTACTTCGTGGACATCAACATCCAGAACAAGAAGCTGGAGACGCTGCTGCACAGCATGGAGGTGGCCCAGAACGGCTTCGCCAAGGAGGACGGCGCCGCCGAGTCGGCCGGCGGGTCCCCCGCCCGCTCCCTTACCCGTAGCTCCACCTACACAAAGCTGAGCGACCCCGCTGTCTGCGGCGACCGCCTGCCGGGTGACCACCCAGGCGCCTCTGTGGAGGACGGGGCTGACAGTGGCTTCGTGGCGACCGACGACACTCTGAGCCGGACGGATGCACTGGAGGCCAGCAGCCTGCTATCTTCGGGGGTGGACTGCGGCCCCGAGGAGGGCTCCTTGCTGCACGGCTCCTTCAGCCTGGGCCCCCGCTTCCCCGCCAGCAACACCTACGAGAAGCTGCTGTGCGGCACGGAGGCCGGCGTGCAGGCCAGCTGCATGCAGGAGCGCGCCATCCAGACGGACTTCGTGCAGTACCAGCCGGACCTGGACACCATCCTGGAGAAAGTGACCAAGGCCCAGGTCTGCGGGACAGCCCCCAAGTCAGGGGACAGGTGCCCGGAGTTGGATCCCCACCCCCTGGGGCCCAGAGACCCCAACTCTGCAGTGGTGGTGACGGTGGGTGACGAGCTCGAGGCCCCGGAGCCCATCACGCGGGGGCCCACCCCACACCACCCTGGTGCCAACCCCAACCCGTCGGTGAGCGTGGCGTGCCCcgtggaagaggaggaggaggcggccgCAGCCGAGGAGGAGCCCAAGAGCTACTGGAGCCGCCACTATATCGTGGATCTGCTGGCGGTGGTGGTGCCAGCCGTGCCCACGGTGGCCTGGCTCTGCCGCTCCCAGCGGCGCCAGGGCCAGCCCATTTACAACATCAGCTCCCTGCTGCGGGGCTGCTGCACCGTGGCCTTGCACTCCATCCGCAGGATCAGCTGTCGCTCGCTGAGCCAGCAGGGCCCAAGCGCCAGCACTGCTGCAGGCGGCAGCTCGCAGCTCTGAGGCCCCATCCCGGCCCGGGCTCCGGAGGCCTGACTACCGATTGTAGGGGTGCCGTCCTCCCTCTCGCACCTTCCCGTGGGgcatcatcttatttatttagttttgggtTTGGAGGTGGTGTTTTCAGAATGGTAACAGTGTCAGGGGCtgggagcggggggtgggggaaggtgtcCCAAAACTGcaacaggagagaagggaagagagaccAAGGGCAGGGAGGCACAGGGATGGGACACACTGCAGAGAAAGAAGGTGGTGAGGCCCCCAACCTGGCCCCCCTGCCCACCTGGCCTCTCACACAGGGCAGCCCCTGCTCAGGAAGTCTCTGCTGTGCTGATCTGGGGAGGCCGGGCTTAACTTGTGTGCCAAGCCTCCCCgtcccccacccccgtgtcctgTCCAGTTCCCTGCCCACCCCAAGCCTTCTCTCCCAACCCACCCCTTGCCCTCAGCCCAGGCTTCTGGGCCGGTATTACCTCCTCAGATGGAGGCAGCTGCGACCCAAAGTACAGGCAACTGACCGGGACCCCGAGCGGGTCTGGAACCACTTGGCCTGGGCTGAGCTCCATCCCCTTCCGGCTGCTCCCCGCTTTGGGAGCACGGTCAAGGCCATGGGCTGGAGGAAAGATGGTGATGGGCAGAGGGCGGTGTGGGTTCTGTGTCTGTCTGTTCGTCCCAGAGCTTCCCCACATCTGTTTTCCTCCTGGCGCTTCTGAGTGTGTCAGATAATTTTGTGAGAGCCAGACAGGCGAGTGCCGGGGTGGGAACGCTAGCCTGAGCCCAGCTCCTGTCTGGAGACGCTGCCAACAGGAAAGGAGGAGGCGGGGGCTGGCAGCTTAAGGGGGCAGCTCCAGCCTTCTGAGACAGGGCCCTGCAgcctgggaggcagggctggaCTCAGCAACCACCAGCTGACTGCTCCAGGTCTGACTGCCCTGGAGCTCGCCCTGGTTTATCCGGGGACCTTAGGACCGACTTCTGCTTTGCACTGTGTTCACTTTGGGGCTTGCTTCTCACGCGTCCCAGGGTCTCCTGTGAGGTGGCTGCTTGCTTTCTAGGATGAGGATTCCTAAATCTTACACCTTTCTGCCTCTGAGGGGAATTCCAGCGGGATGAATGGCAAGATGAGGTTTTGAAGCCATGATGTCCGTCCAGGCCTAAGCAGGGTGTCCTGGGATGTTTCCCAGGTAGGGGGTGGAGTGGGGCTCCCAGCCCAAGCCCAGTCAGCCTGGGAAGGTTCACTGGCCCCCCGCTCCTTCCCCGGGACCACATCTAGGTCCCTCTGCAAAGCTGCTGACATGttatttgcattattattttACAGAGTAAACCCATTCCTCTTCCTCTGTAGGGCTTATACCTATCTCGTCATCCCACCCACTCTTCAGAGTTAGGCCCTACATTGTGGCGGGGGGAGGGTGTGGGTGGGACCCTGTATCTCACTCACCCCTCTGGCCTAGGGGCCACTCTGGTTCTGCCAAGGTTGCTTGCCCACCCCCGCTGCTCCGACAGCTGTTGCCTGACGCATGGGCTCTGCCCTTCCTCTCTGTGCCACCTACTTGAGGGGGGATGCCTGCATGCACTTGGGGTGGGCAGCCGGCCCAGCCATCGTGGGGAGAGCCCCTCTGCCACGCGCTTTGTGCCTCCAAAGCTCCCCTTCCTCGCTCTGGGCCTCAGACCTGCCATCCTTTGTGGAGCACCCCTCCACCCCAGTCGAACCAAACCCAAACTCTGGGGGCCGGGCAGGGCTGCCCCACAGGACCTGGGGATCGTGACGTGGAGGGGCAGTGGAAAAACCCAATCCAAAGCCAAGCCAGGACTGGCTGCGGACCCCGCCTCCTGTGCCGCGTAATCACGGAGCTGCGTGGTGTCTCCTTAGAAATAGTCAAAAGCTTtgctgagaaaataaatgtatgacTATTATATTTGACAACgtaaaatctatatatttttcacCACTGGAATCTAGTCGAGCTGCGTAGCCCCTCTGCTCCGGTCTGCGTCTTGCTGTCTGTGGCCTTCCTACTGTGTCTTGTGTTTTGATGGACGTGGTCAGGGCCGGGACTGTGGTCCGTTCTGTCCCTGATGCTGGAGGAGCCACTCGTGAAGAGCGTGGACCGAGGACTGTGGACAAGGTGAGCGGAGCTGGCACCGCCCTCTGCTCCTGCTGTGGCTCAAGACCTGCCTGTCTGGTCAGAGGGCCTCCAGCCCACAGTGTTGGGGGTGCCTCTCCTTTGGGGGGTCTGGTGGGACCTTGACGGGCTTTGCCTCTTGTCGGTGGAGGAGGCAGCTCTCTGGCCCAGGCCTGGGACAGACGCTGGGACCGTGTCGGCCAGGCCCCggcttgtgcgtgtgtgtgtgtgtgtgtgtgtgtgtgtgtgtgtgtgtgtgtgtgctcggtATCCTGCATCTATGCAAAAGGGGCAGCGCTGCCTGGGCAGCTCCCAGGGGCGGAGGCGGAGGCACAGCGGCCCATGGGCTCAGGCTCCAAGCCCTGACTGCAGGACACAGGATGTGGGACCAGGAAGCAAGGCCAGGGCCCGGGGGCCTCCCGCTAAGTGCTCATCCTCCAAGgctccccttttccttcctgcttAATACCACCTCCTGCTGGGCTGTGACCTTTCCCTCCCGCCCTCCGCTTCTGCAGCAGAGATCTTTGGGGTCTCCCCTGTCCCCAGCCTCTGGCCAGAGCTGATTAGATCCTAAGGGACCGTGTTCTCAGGAACCACCTTCTGGAACTGCTGGTCCCTTGGGGTCCCACCTCCAGAAGTGGCTTCTCCTAAGCTATAAGGTCCAGGCCAGAGCTGCTTTGCTGCTCCTCTCGTCCAGGCTCAAAGCAGAAATCAGTCTGGGGCCGGGACTCTGCTCAGAGAGCTGGCCTCAAATGGAGTTTATCCCAAATATCTCCCAAGGGGATAACTTAGCTTTTCACTGAATACCCTTCCCAGTCGCCACTAGCACAGGGGTATCTGGCAGCaccttggggggtggggtgggggcagatgaCAAGCTTCTGGGGTAAAGGCCTACAGAGGGGCCTCTGCCCAGGGAAATCATTACCCCCTCTGACCTAGGAATCAGTGCACACAAGTCACAGTGCACTGCTACATTCAGCCATGCCCTTGACAGAGAATTCAGGGGATACAGgaaggggggaggtggggaggggtcttCACTTTTGTCTTCTTTGTCCTTTTGATCAGACAGAGTTGTACCTACAGCAGACAGCTCTGAATTAAAGCATGAAAACACAACAAGATCCTTGGcctgttttctttatattgtgtcttttgggggtgggggtgagggggatgAAGGGGGCTCACACTTGTCCCCACCTGCATGGGGGTCATAACACGCATCCTGGGAAAAGCTGAGCAGACAGATCTTCCTGAGGTTGAGGGAACCAGAGAGCTGCGTGCTTCTGACTCCCCCCCAGGGGGTCACTTGGCGCACCCCACGCCCCCCATCAGACCCGTGGGGCCCTGTAAGTGCACGTGTTCCATCCTCTCCAGCACCCTTGAAGTGGTCCTCACGCCCGTTCTGCAGATGCGGAAGCCAGCTGCAGTCGCTGGGCAGGGGTGCGCAAAAGCCAGGGCCCCCTTCCAGGGCCCCACACTGTCCCCCTATAGTCACCCATGCCCGGGACCGGCGGCATGTGATGGTGGCAAAGCCCAGTCACTGCTCTCAGAGGCAATATGTAGCAAAGGCCTTGGTCTCACCACTGCTTAAAAGAAAACCAGCTCTGGCATGTCATGAGACAGAAGATTCTGGAATTTCAGTTACTTTTGAGGAAGGGATTTTatgtaaaatcaaatatttattcaaagacAGTGACGGGTTATAACTAAATACAGTTTGTGACAAAGAAcaactaaaggaaaaagaaacaattctcccaaaaaaatgtatttgttctcTCAAACCGTGGAAATGTTTTTACTGGTAGAGGCAAAAGTTTGAAAGGGACCCAGCTGCAACTTTAGGAAGTGTTTAGTTGGCCTGCCTACGTGCCCAGCATTTAAATCGGCTCAGAGAATCACTGCCTGtgggccctgcccctgccttAGCCCAGTTAAGAGGCTGAGGCTCCAAGGAGGCCAGTGTGTATAAAGGACAGGCCCATGTGATCCAATGTTGCCCCACCCAGAACGCGCCCGCCTCGAGacagccccgcccccaggcagAGGCCTCCACAGTCTGTCCCCTGAGGACTCTCCCTTTCCTGCTGGAGGGTGAGAGGGCTGAGCTGCTCTCCCGTGGCTTCAGATGTCAGGGATGGAGTGGTCCATGGTGTGGTGGAGCAGGGCTGGGGACAACCTAGATACAGCAGCAAGGACAGTCGCCAACACTGGCAGCACCTTCCCCCATCCCCGCAAAGCCTGTGCATGCCTTGTGGACCCTCACTACCGAGTCTAAGACCTTCAAATCACCAGAAGCCACTGGCTAGCGTGAAGGGAGGCAAGGGCAGGAGAGCAGAGGGCAGGCTGGTCTGGGCTCTGCAGGAGCCTTGAGGAAGCCCGGGTGGACGGGAGGTGGGgagctgaggggggaggggcaggaggggaccAGCCTTACTTTCTGACCATGTGCGCATAGATCACAGTGGGGATGATGGCCAGGTTGATGACGTTCCCAGCTGTGGCCAGAATCTCCGTGACTTCTTTGTCCTGGAGAAGGGGTGAGTGAGCGGTCACCCCGGGGGCCAGGGGAAACTCTGAAGGCACCTCTGTGGAGAGGTCAGCACGGCCCCCGCTGAAGGATGCCACTGACATTCTGACATCAGGGACAGGGCTGCCCCTCAGGTGAACAAGAACGTGGGCCTCCCACCTGAGGCCCTGTCAGTAAAATGAGCGTACCCCTCCCCCCCTCAGCTCGAGGGCCTGTGTAGGCCTGACACCTAACAGGGCCTCACAAACGTGACTTTCCCCAAAGAGCCCTGGGAATCTCACCAAGCACACATGTATGCCGTTTCCCAGGACCCCGTCACACTCGGGTTCTGGACCCAAAGCACAAAGAGAATAACCGTGCAGTGGGGGCACAGCAGGGGctcccccaccctcttccctGGGCTCCTGTCAGCCTGAGCCGAGCCCGTGTGGTACTTCTTCCTCTTACATCTTGTCGACTCGTGAAAAGAGAGGCCCGCAGAAGCCATTCAGATCATGGGGAGaacaagaaacaaaaggcatctaCACAAAGTGTGCCAAAGAGTCCAAAGACAAACG includes:
- the SNPH gene encoding syntaphilin isoform X1, translated to MPGSGPSERMTWPGPAPPAAPPTHPLSSAPGTPPIPPLTRTHSLMAMSLPGSRRASAGSRRRTSPPVSVRDAHGASSLSSSSNSGSCKGSDSSPTPRRAMKYTLCSDNHGIKPPTPEQYLTPLQQKEVCIRHLKARLKDTQDRLQDRDTEIDDLKMQLSRMQEDWIEEECHRVEAQLALKEARKEIKQLKQVIDTVKNNLIDKDKGLQKYFVDINIQNKKLETLLHSMEVAQNGFAKEDGAAESAGGSPARSLTRSSTYTKLSDPAVCGDRLPGDHPGASVEDGADSGFVATDDTLSRTDALEASSLLSSGVDCGPEEGSLLHGSFSLGPRFPASNTYEKLLCGTEAGVQASCMQERAIQTDFVQYQPDLDTILEKVTKAQVCGTAPKSGDRCPELDPHPLGPRDPNSAVVVTVGDELEAPEPITRGPTPHHPGANPNPSVSVACPVEEEEEAAAAEEEPKSYWSRHYIVDLLAVVVPAVPTVAWLCRSQRRQGQPIYNISSLLRGCCTVALHSIRRISCRSLSQQGPSASTAAGGSSQL
- the SNPH gene encoding syntaphilin isoform X2, coding for MKYTLCSDNHGIKPPTPEQYLTPLQQKEVCIRHLKARLKDTQDRLQDRDTEIDDLKMQLSRMQEDWIEEECHRVEAQLALKEARKEIKQLKQVIDTVKNNLIDKDKGLQKYFVDINIQNKKLETLLHSMEVAQNGFAKEDGAAESAGGSPARSLTRSSTYTKLSDPAVCGDRLPGDHPGASVEDGADSGFVATDDTLSRTDALEASSLLSSGVDCGPEEGSLLHGSFSLGPRFPASNTYEKLLCGTEAGVQASCMQERAIQTDFVQYQPDLDTILEKVTKAQVCGTAPKSGDRCPELDPHPLGPRDPNSAVVVTVGDELEAPEPITRGPTPHHPGANPNPSVSVACPVEEEEEAAAAEEEPKSYWSRHYIVDLLAVVVPAVPTVAWLCRSQRRQGQPIYNISSLLRGCCTVALHSIRRISCRSLSQQGPSASTAAGGSSQL